GTCGCCGCCTGGCTCGAGGAGACCGGCGTCTCCTGGGAGCGCACGAACGTCAACGGCGGCGCGATCGCCCACGGTCACCCGCTCGGGGCGACCGGCGCGGCGTTGCTCACCAAGCTGGTTCACGAACTCGAGCGGACGAACCGGGACACGGCGCTCTCGACGATGTGTATCGGCTTCGGACAGGGCGTCGCGACGATCGTCGAACGACTGTAGTCGGGGCCAAGGTAAAGTATCGGTGCGACGACCGATTTGATATGCGACTGGATGGCATTCGGATCGTCGATCTCTCGCGGTTGTTACCCGGCCCATACGCGACCCAGCTTTTGGCCGACTCGGGAGCCGAGGTGGTGAAAGTCGAGGACACCGGCGCGGGCGACTACGCCCGGTCGATGGAGCCACGCACTTCTCGCGGCGTCGGTGCGATCTTCGAGATGGTGAATCGGGGGAAACGAAGCGTCGCGATCGATCTAAAGAGCGAGGACGGGCGCGCCGCCTTCTACCGACTCGTCGAGGACGCCGACGTCGTCCTCGAGGGGTTTCGGCCGGGCGTCGCCGACCGGCTGGAAATAGACTACGAGACGCTCGCGTCGTACAACGACGACCTCATCTACTGCTCGCTCACGGGCTACGGGCAGGACGGCCCCTGGGCGAAACGGGCCGGCCACGACCTCAACTACGCCGCGCTGGCCGGGCTGCTCGATATGACTCGCGACTCGCCCGACGAGAAGCCACAGGTTCCCGGCTACCCGATCGGCGACATGGCCGGCGGACTGTTCGCCGCGTTCGCCGTCGTCGAGGCGCTGCTCTCGCGCGAACTCGGAAACACCGGCGGCGAGTATCTCGACATCGCGATGGTCGACGTCGTCGCCTCGCTCTCCCAGCCGGTCGCCTACCAGGCGCTCACCGGCGATCCCGCCGAACCGCGGCCCGGCGAGACGCCGCTGACGGGCGGGGTTCCCTGGTACGACAGCTACGAGACCGCGGACGGACGGTGGGTGACGCTGGCCGCCCTCGAGCCGAAG
This DNA window, taken from Natronococcus sp. CG52, encodes the following:
- a CDS encoding CaiB/BaiF CoA transferase family protein, with translation MRLDGIRIVDLSRLLPGPYATQLLADSGAEVVKVEDTGAGDYARSMEPRTSRGVGAIFEMVNRGKRSVAIDLKSEDGRAAFYRLVEDADVVLEGFRPGVADRLEIDYETLASYNDDLIYCSLTGYGQDGPWAKRAGHDLNYAALAGLLDMTRDSPDEKPQVPGYPIGDMAGGLFAAFAVVEALLSRELGNTGGEYLDIAMVDVVASLSQPVAYQALTGDPAEPRPGETPLTGGVPWYDSYETADGRWVTLAALEPKFWRAFCGAVGRDDLVDEHGSRDPDVRAALEGELRELFRKKTRDEWEAALEDVDAAFAGVYTLAEAVDHPQVRARELVERPDDAPPRIGFPARCSEEPAAVADSIPDRGEHTRRYLAEAGYGDDEIERLLESGAVR